From a single Balearica regulorum gibbericeps isolate bBalReg1 chromosome 11, bBalReg1.pri, whole genome shotgun sequence genomic region:
- the ZC3H12B gene encoding putative ribonuclease ZC3H12B isoform X1 — MTAWSMVGKLKMEKRHSREDRNVEQDAGECSAESEEWTSSESEPEQPYFRGSCSNTQWREKEVSTKPHRPLCRSPCLDRPSFSQSSITQDLKLDECKTNLDKEYQAKMDFALKLGYAGDQIQAVLNKLGADALINDVLAELVRLGNKSESEGQSSASGTTSTVVPRGPCPKEIASPELSLEDEVVDNSDNLRPIVIDGSNVAMSHGNKEGFSCRGIQLAVDWFLEKGHKDITVFVPAWRKEQSRPDAPITDQEILRKLEKEKILVFTPSRRVQGRRVVCYDDRFIVKLAFDSDGIIVSNDNYRDLQNEKPEWKKFIEERLLMYSFVNDKFMPPDDPLGRHGPSLENFLRKRPVIPEHKKQPCPYGKKCTYGHKCKYYHPERANQPQRSVADELRISAKLSAVKTMSEGALAKCGTGPSSSKGEISSEVKRIAPKRQSDPSIRSVAVEPEEKLSVARKSEASSVPSLVSALSVPTLPPPKSHAAGALNTRSASSPVPGSSQFMHQKSSLEHMSSVQYPPILVTNSHGASVSYTDQYPKYESLGDHGYYSLLSDFSNLSISSIRNTDYYGADMDQGMYSRNSSPCPDNCLSHTSNDSYSSYNDLYLGVADASPEDNVKIHRLPSQNRLQPFSHGYHEALNRVQSYGTEEPKQSLRKQSVSHLGLHAQHPVVGARSSCPGEYPVPQNVHPSTAQPSRALVMTRMDSISDSRLYESNPTRQRRPPLCREQHASWDPLPCASDSYAYHSYPLSNNLMQPCYEPVMVRSMPEKMEQLWRNPWIGICGEPREPHIIPEHQYQTYKNLCNIFPPSIVLSVMEKNPHMTDAQQLAAMIVAKLRTGR, encoded by the exons ATGACGGCCTGGTCTATGGTAGGGAAGCTGAAAATGGAGAAGAGGCACTccagagaagacagaaatgtGGAACAAGATGCTGGGGAATGCAGTGCTGAATCTGAGGAATGGACGAGCTCAGAAAGTGAACCTGAGCAACCATACTTCAGAGGCAGCTGTAGCAATACtcagtggagagaaaaggaggtttCCACTAAACCACATCGGCCGCTCTGTCGGTCCCCTTGTTTGGATCGCCCAAGTTTTTCACAGAGCAGTATCACACAAGACTTGAAGCTAGATGAATGCAAAACAAATTTGGACAAGGAATACCAAGCTAAAATGGATTTTGCTTTAAAGCTTGGGTATGCAGGAGATCAGATCCAGGCCGTACTGAATAAATTGGGAGCAGATGCGCTCATCAATGATGTTCTGGCAGAGCTTGTGAGACTTGGCAACAAAAGTGAATCAGAGGGACAAAGCAGTGCCAGTGGTACCACTAGTACTGTGGTGCCAAGAGGCCCTTGCCCAAAGGAAATAGCAAGCCCTGAATTGTCACTTGAAGATGAAGTTGTGGATAACAGTGATAACTTGAGGCCAATTGTCATTGATGGAAGCAATGTGGCTATGAG CCATGGGAATAAAGAAGGATTTTCCTGTCGGGGGATTCAACTAGCTGTTGATTGGTTTCTGGAAAAAGGGCATAAAGATATCACTGTGTTTGTACCTGCGTGGAGAAAAGAACAGTCTCGACCTGATGCACCAATTACAG ATCAAGAAATCTTACGTAaattggagaaagaaaaaattcttgttttcacCCCATCTCGAAGAGTTCAGGGAAGAAGAGTAGTTTGCTATGATGATCGATTCATAGTAAAACTTGCTTTCGACTCAGATGGCATCATTGTATCAAATGACAACTATCGGgatcttcaaaatgaaaaaccagAATGGAAGAAGTTCATAGAGGAGCGGCTGCTAATGTATTCTTTTGTGAATGACaa ATTTATGCCTCCTGATGATCCTTTAGGACGCCATGGTCCAAGCCTTGAAAATTTCTTAAGGAAAAGGCCAGTTATTCCTGAACATAAGAAACAACCGTGTCCTTATG gtaaaaaGTGCACCTATGGGcacaaatgtaaatattacCACCCAGAACGGGCAAACCAGCCTCAAAGGTCAGTAGCGGATGAGCTTCGAATAAGTGCCAAATTATCTGCTGTGAAAACTATGAGTGAGGGAGCCTTGGCCAAATGTGGCACAGGGCCATCCAGCTCCAAAGGAGAAATCAGTTCTGAAGTGAAACGCATTGCCCCAAAACGTCAGTCAGATCCAAGCATTAGATCAGTAGCTGTGGAGCCTGAGGAAAAGTTATCAGTAGCCCGGAAGTCCGAGGCCAGCTCTGTCCCGTCTCTGGTTTCTGCATTAAGTGTACCAACGCTCCCTCCACCAAAAAGCCATGCAGCTGGTGCATTAAATACTCGTTCTGCAAGCAGTCCGGTGCCAGGTTCCTCACAGTTCATGCATCAGAAATCCTCACTGGAACATATGTCCAGTGTGCAATATCCTCCTATACTAGTCACCAATAGCCATGGCGCCTCAGTTAGCTATACTGACCAGTATCCCAAATATGAATCATTGGGGGACCATGGCTATTATTCCTTACTCAGTGATTTCTCCAACTTGAGCATAAGTAGTATCCGTAACACAGATTATTACGGGGCTGATATGGACCAGGGGATGTATTCTAGAAACTCAAGCCCTTGTCCTGACAATTGCTTAAGCCATACAAGTAATGATTCTTACTCCTCTTACAATGACTTGTATCTGGGTGTAGCAGATGCCAGTCCAGAAGACAATGTGAAGATCCACAGACTGCCATCGCAAAATCGTCTTCAGCCTTTTTCCCATGGTTACCATGAAGCCTTAAATAGAGTTCAAAGTTATGGAACTGAAGAGCCTAAGCAATCCCTTCGCAAACAGTCAGTTTCCCACTTAGGCCTGCATGCTCAGCATCCAGTTGTTGGAGCACGGTCCAGCTGTCCAGGAGAATACCCTGTGCCTCAAAATGTTCATCCATCAACTGCGCAACCAAGCCGTGCCTTGGTCATGACAAGAATGGACAGTATTTCTGACTCACGGCTTTATGAAAGTAACCCTACAAGGCAGAGAAGACCACCTCTCTGTCGAGAGCAGCATGCTAGCTGGGATCCATTACCATGTGCATCAGACTCTTACGCTTATCACTCATATCCATTGAGTAACAACCTTATGCAGCCATGTTATGAACCTGTAATGGTAAGAAGCATGCCTGAGAAGATGGAGCAACTCTGGAGGAATCCCTGGATTGGGATATGTGGTGAGCCACGGGAACCGCATATCATCCCAGAACATCAGTATCAAACATACAAGAACCTCTGCAATATTTTCCCTCCAAGCATTGTCCTTTCTGTGATGGAAAAGAATCCCCACATGACAGATGCACAACAGCTGGCAGCTATGATTGTTGCCAAATTAAGAACAGGGCGTTAA
- the ZC3H12B gene encoding putative ribonuclease ZC3H12B isoform X3: protein MTAWSMVGKLKMEKRHSREDRNVEQDAGECSAESEEWTSSESEPEQPYFRGSCSNTQWREKEVSTKPHRPLCRSPCLDRPSFSQSSITQDLKLDECKTNLDKEYQAKMDFALKLGYAGDQIQAVLNKLGADALINDVLAELVRLGNKSESEGQSSASGTTSTVVPRGPCPKEIASPELSLEDEVVDNSDNLRPIVIDGSNVAMSHGNKEGFSCRGIQLAVDWFLEKGHKDITVFVPAWRKEQSRPDAPITDQEILRKLEKEKILVFTPSRRVQGRRVVCYDDRFIVKLAFDSDGIIVSNDNYRDLQNEKPEWKKFIEERLLMYSFVNDKFMPPDDPLGRHGPSLENFLRKRPVIPEHKKQPCPYGKKCTYGHKCKYYHPERANQPQRCQSRRQCEDPQTAIAKSSSAFFPWLP from the exons ATGACGGCCTGGTCTATGGTAGGGAAGCTGAAAATGGAGAAGAGGCACTccagagaagacagaaatgtGGAACAAGATGCTGGGGAATGCAGTGCTGAATCTGAGGAATGGACGAGCTCAGAAAGTGAACCTGAGCAACCATACTTCAGAGGCAGCTGTAGCAATACtcagtggagagaaaaggaggtttCCACTAAACCACATCGGCCGCTCTGTCGGTCCCCTTGTTTGGATCGCCCAAGTTTTTCACAGAGCAGTATCACACAAGACTTGAAGCTAGATGAATGCAAAACAAATTTGGACAAGGAATACCAAGCTAAAATGGATTTTGCTTTAAAGCTTGGGTATGCAGGAGATCAGATCCAGGCCGTACTGAATAAATTGGGAGCAGATGCGCTCATCAATGATGTTCTGGCAGAGCTTGTGAGACTTGGCAACAAAAGTGAATCAGAGGGACAAAGCAGTGCCAGTGGTACCACTAGTACTGTGGTGCCAAGAGGCCCTTGCCCAAAGGAAATAGCAAGCCCTGAATTGTCACTTGAAGATGAAGTTGTGGATAACAGTGATAACTTGAGGCCAATTGTCATTGATGGAAGCAATGTGGCTATGAG CCATGGGAATAAAGAAGGATTTTCCTGTCGGGGGATTCAACTAGCTGTTGATTGGTTTCTGGAAAAAGGGCATAAAGATATCACTGTGTTTGTACCTGCGTGGAGAAAAGAACAGTCTCGACCTGATGCACCAATTACAG ATCAAGAAATCTTACGTAaattggagaaagaaaaaattcttgttttcacCCCATCTCGAAGAGTTCAGGGAAGAAGAGTAGTTTGCTATGATGATCGATTCATAGTAAAACTTGCTTTCGACTCAGATGGCATCATTGTATCAAATGACAACTATCGGgatcttcaaaatgaaaaaccagAATGGAAGAAGTTCATAGAGGAGCGGCTGCTAATGTATTCTTTTGTGAATGACaa ATTTATGCCTCCTGATGATCCTTTAGGACGCCATGGTCCAAGCCTTGAAAATTTCTTAAGGAAAAGGCCAGTTATTCCTGAACATAAGAAACAACCGTGTCCTTATG gtaaaaaGTGCACCTATGGGcacaaatgtaaatattacCACCCAGAACGGGCAAACCAGCCTCAAAG ATGCCAGTCCAGAAGACAATGTGAAGATCCACAGACTGCCATCGCAAAATCGTCTTCAGCCTTTTTCCCATGGTTACCATGA
- the ZC3H12B gene encoding putative ribonuclease ZC3H12B isoform X2, giving the protein MTAWSMVGKLKMEKRHSREDRNVEQDAGECSAESEEWTSSESEPEQPYFRGSCSNTQWREKEVSTKPHRPLCRSPCLDRPSFSQSSITQDLKLDECKTNLDKEYQAKMDFALKLGYAGDQIQAVLNKLGADALINDVLAELVRLGNKSESEGQSSASGTTSTVVPRGPCPKEIASPELSLEDEVVDNSDNLRPIVIDGSNVAMSHGNKEGFSCRGIQLAVDWFLEKGHKDITVFVPAWRKEQSRPDAPITDQEILRKLEKEKILVFTPSRRVQGRRVVCYDDRFIVKLAFDSDGIIVSNDNYRDLQNEKPEWKKFIEERLLMYSFVNDKFMPPDDPLGRHGPSLENFLRKRPVIPEHKKQPCPYGKKCTYGHKCKYYHPERANQPQSRCQSRRQCEDPQTAIAKSSSAFFPWLP; this is encoded by the exons ATGACGGCCTGGTCTATGGTAGGGAAGCTGAAAATGGAGAAGAGGCACTccagagaagacagaaatgtGGAACAAGATGCTGGGGAATGCAGTGCTGAATCTGAGGAATGGACGAGCTCAGAAAGTGAACCTGAGCAACCATACTTCAGAGGCAGCTGTAGCAATACtcagtggagagaaaaggaggtttCCACTAAACCACATCGGCCGCTCTGTCGGTCCCCTTGTTTGGATCGCCCAAGTTTTTCACAGAGCAGTATCACACAAGACTTGAAGCTAGATGAATGCAAAACAAATTTGGACAAGGAATACCAAGCTAAAATGGATTTTGCTTTAAAGCTTGGGTATGCAGGAGATCAGATCCAGGCCGTACTGAATAAATTGGGAGCAGATGCGCTCATCAATGATGTTCTGGCAGAGCTTGTGAGACTTGGCAACAAAAGTGAATCAGAGGGACAAAGCAGTGCCAGTGGTACCACTAGTACTGTGGTGCCAAGAGGCCCTTGCCCAAAGGAAATAGCAAGCCCTGAATTGTCACTTGAAGATGAAGTTGTGGATAACAGTGATAACTTGAGGCCAATTGTCATTGATGGAAGCAATGTGGCTATGAG CCATGGGAATAAAGAAGGATTTTCCTGTCGGGGGATTCAACTAGCTGTTGATTGGTTTCTGGAAAAAGGGCATAAAGATATCACTGTGTTTGTACCTGCGTGGAGAAAAGAACAGTCTCGACCTGATGCACCAATTACAG ATCAAGAAATCTTACGTAaattggagaaagaaaaaattcttgttttcacCCCATCTCGAAGAGTTCAGGGAAGAAGAGTAGTTTGCTATGATGATCGATTCATAGTAAAACTTGCTTTCGACTCAGATGGCATCATTGTATCAAATGACAACTATCGGgatcttcaaaatgaaaaaccagAATGGAAGAAGTTCATAGAGGAGCGGCTGCTAATGTATTCTTTTGTGAATGACaa ATTTATGCCTCCTGATGATCCTTTAGGACGCCATGGTCCAAGCCTTGAAAATTTCTTAAGGAAAAGGCCAGTTATTCCTGAACATAAGAAACAACCGTGTCCTTATG gtaaaaaGTGCACCTATGGGcacaaatgtaaatattacCACCCAGAACGGGCAAACCAGCCTCAAAG CAGATGCCAGTCCAGAAGACAATGTGAAGATCCACAGACTGCCATCGCAAAATCGTCTTCAGCCTTTTTCCCATGGTTACCATGA